Proteins from a genomic interval of Clostridium sp. M62/1:
- a CDS encoding glycine--tRNA ligase: protein MEKTMEKIVALAKSRGFVYPGSEIYGGLANTWDYGNLGVELKNNVKKAWWQKFVQESPYNVGVDCAILMNSQTWVASGHLGGFSDPLMDCKSCKERFRADKLIEDYMAANNIEMEGSVDGWSQEEMKQYIDDHNICCPSCGKHDFTDIRQFNLMFKTFQGVTEDAKNTVYLRPETAQGIFVNFKNVQRTSRKKIPFGIGQIGKSFRNEITPGNFTFRTREFEQMELEFFCEPGTDLEWFAYWKEFCINWLKTLGIKDDEMRARDHSPEELCFYSKATTDLEFLFPFGWGELWGIADRTDYDLTQHQNTSGQDMTYFDDEKKEKYIPYVIEPSLGADRVTLAFLCSAYDEEEIGEGDVRTVLHFHPAIAPVKIGVLPLSKKLNEGAEKVYAELSKYYNCEFDDRGNIGKRYRRQDEIGTPFCVTYDFDSETDGAVTVRDRDTMEQVRIPIAELKNYFEDKFRF, encoded by the coding sequence ATGGAAAAGACGATGGAGAAGATTGTAGCGCTGGCGAAGTCCAGAGGATTTGTGTACCCGGGCTCCGAGATTTACGGCGGCCTTGCCAACACCTGGGACTATGGAAACCTGGGTGTTGAGCTTAAAAACAATGTAAAAAAAGCCTGGTGGCAGAAATTCGTGCAGGAGAGTCCATACAATGTGGGCGTTGACTGCGCCATTCTGATGAACTCCCAGACATGGGTGGCTTCCGGCCACTTAGGCGGCTTCTCCGATCCGCTGATGGACTGCAAGTCCTGCAAGGAGAGATTCCGCGCCGACAAGCTGATTGAGGACTACATGGCTGCCAACAATATCGAGATGGAGGGCTCCGTGGACGGATGGTCCCAGGAGGAGATGAAGCAGTATATTGACGATCACAATATCTGCTGCCCAAGCTGCGGCAAGCATGATTTTACAGACATCCGTCAGTTCAACCTGATGTTCAAGACCTTCCAGGGCGTAACGGAGGATGCGAAGAATACTGTATATTTAAGACCGGAGACTGCTCAGGGTATTTTTGTAAACTTTAAGAATGTTCAGAGAACCTCCAGAAAGAAGATCCCCTTCGGCATCGGCCAGATCGGAAAATCCTTCCGAAACGAGATTACTCCAGGAAACTTTACCTTCCGCACCAGAGAGTTTGAGCAGATGGAGCTGGAATTTTTCTGCGAGCCAGGCACGGATCTGGAGTGGTTTGCATACTGGAAGGAATTCTGCATCAACTGGTTAAAGACTCTTGGAATCAAGGATGACGAGATGCGCGCCAGAGATCACTCTCCGGAGGAGCTCTGCTTCTACAGCAAGGCAACCACAGACCTGGAGTTCCTGTTCCCCTTCGGCTGGGGTGAGCTCTGGGGAATTGCCGACAGAACTGATTACGACCTGACCCAGCACCAGAATACCTCCGGCCAGGATATGACCTACTTTGACGATGAGAAGAAGGAGAAATATATTCCTTATGTTATTGAGCCGTCACTGGGAGCTGACCGCGTGACACTGGCCTTCCTCTGCTCTGCCTACGACGAGGAGGAGATCGGAGAGGGAGATGTGAGAACCGTGCTTCACTTCCATCCGGCCATCGCTCCGGTCAAGATCGGCGTGCTGCCTCTGTCCAAGAAGTTAAACGAGGGCGCAGAGAAGGTTTATGCAGAACTCTCCAAGTATTACAACTGCGAGTTTGACGACAGAGGAAACATCGGAAAGAGATACAGAAGACAGGACGAGATCGGAACTCCGTTCTGCGTAACCTACGACTTTGACTCTGAGACAGACGGTGCAGTGACTGTCAGGGATCGCGATACCATGGAGCAGGTGAGAATCCCGATTGCAGAGCTGAAGAACTATTTTGAGGATAAGTTCCGCTTCTAA
- a CDS encoding S-layer homology domain-containing protein — protein MEKTERQDGEEMNRQCIAGFMAVVSAASVLTPITAEASSNYSMRKKVVVAAGIMRETSDDSAPVTRAQFAEMLVKASTLRSSVSGDNNVSVFADVDRNSEYASYIRVAAEQGWMSGYLGGNFRPDQPVTMQEAVGAVLMLLGYTDEDFSGNIMSNRMAKATYLELDDGIGKAAANSLDRYDCVNLFYNLLKTNKKEYEGQEETSSTVYASVLDFSLTSDGEINPLEALESKLKGPYAMADRTFAGILPFSTSKASFYLDGESASKDDIEEEAVVIYYNSATRAVYGYSESGNGQRGATEGELEAVYYSSSDVMIPTSIVVDGTEYELATSDMQFAFSVYGELEIGDTITVIWENKNSSDSEDEDSLEYQLIDYID, from the coding sequence ATGGAGAAGACAGAGAGACAGGATGGTGAAGAGATGAACAGACAGTGCATAGCAGGTTTTATGGCGGTGGTATCGGCAGCTTCCGTATTGACTCCCATAACCGCGGAGGCGTCGTCCAATTACAGTATGAGAAAAAAAGTGGTGGTGGCCGCCGGGATTATGCGGGAGACCTCTGACGACAGCGCTCCGGTTACAAGGGCGCAGTTTGCCGAGATGCTGGTCAAGGCATCCACCCTCAGAAGCAGCGTCAGCGGGGACAACAATGTTTCGGTTTTTGCAGATGTGGACCGGAACAGCGAGTATGCCTCCTATATCAGAGTGGCGGCAGAGCAGGGATGGATGAGCGGCTATCTGGGAGGAAACTTCAGGCCGGATCAGCCTGTCACCATGCAGGAGGCCGTGGGTGCTGTCCTGATGCTTCTGGGATATACGGATGAAGATTTTTCGGGAAATATCATGTCAAACAGAATGGCGAAGGCTACGTATCTGGAGCTGGACGACGGAATCGGAAAGGCGGCGGCCAACAGCCTGGACCGGTATGACTGTGTGAATCTGTTTTACAACCTGCTTAAGACAAACAAAAAAGAGTATGAGGGACAGGAGGAGACAAGCAGCACGGTATACGCTTCCGTTCTCGACTTTTCCCTCACCTCAGACGGAGAGATCAATCCGCTGGAGGCGCTGGAGAGCAAGCTGAAAGGCCCTTACGCCATGGCAGACAGAACTTTTGCCGGGATCCTGCCCTTTTCCACCTCAAAGGCCTCCTTCTACCTGGACGGTGAATCGGCTTCCAAGGATGATATTGAGGAGGAGGCAGTTGTCATTTACTACAACTCCGCGACACGGGCCGTATACGGATACTCAGAGAGCGGAAACGGCCAAAGAGGAGCGACGGAGGGAGAGCTGGAGGCAGTTTACTACAGCTCCTCCGATGTGATGATTCCCACCTCCATTGTAGTGGATGGGACGGAGTACGAGCTGGCCACCTCTGATATGCAGTTCGCATTTTCCGTCTATGGAGAGCTGGAGATAGGAGATACCATAACGGTTATCTGGGAGAATAAAAACAGTTCTGATTCTGAGGATGAGGACAGTCTGGAATATCAGCTGATTGACTATATTGACTAG